A DNA window from Nerophis lumbriciformis linkage group LG03, RoL_Nlum_v2.1, whole genome shotgun sequence contains the following coding sequences:
- the LOC133575402 gene encoding hydroxycarboxylic acid receptor 2-like, producing the protein MHCNFTGTLLVSVLPALLSIEFILGALSNGMALWIFCFHLRPWKSSTVLLFNLAVADFLLNMILPFRASYYSSGVKWRFGRTLCNISQFMLALNRTGSTLFLMAIALDRYIRVVHPHHFFNFLSPSKAMCGAAALWLITVCMTANALTLENLRSDYCESFLVETAAKGNRLWHKFNFLFSCWVPLLVILFCTVRIIVQLRGRQLSQHGKIKKALWFITVVAVVFTVCFLPSNITQLIIWIKTQEALKAMSAPEVCVAMDNLTVVFYMTVSLTYLNSALDPIIYYFSSPTFKSICRKSLHLPQADTIDSTERRTRETGSHSCGQI; encoded by the coding sequence ATGCACTGCAACTTCACGGGGACGCTGCTCGTCAGCGTGCTCCCCGCACTTTTGTCCATCGAGTTCATTTTGGGGGCCCTGAGCAACGGCATGGCCCTGTGGATCTTCTGCTTCCACCTGCGGCCCTGGAAGAGCAGCACGGTGCTGCTCTTCAACCTGGCCGTGGCCGACTTTCTGCTCAACATGATTCTACCCTTCCGCGCCAGCTACTACAGCTCGGGCGTCAAGTGGAGATTCGGGAGAACGCTCTGCAACATCTCGCAGTTCATGCTGGCCCTGAACCGCACGGGCAGCACCCTCTTCCTGATGGCCATCGCCTTGGACCGCTACATCCGAGTGGTGCACCCGCACCACTTCTTTAACTTCCTGAGCCCCTCGAAAGCAATGTGCGGAGCAGCCGCGCTCTGGCTGATCACCGTCTGCATGACCGCCAACGCCTTGACCCTGGAAAATCTCCGCTCGGACTACTGTGAGAGCTTTCTGGTGGAAACCGCGGCCAAGGGGAACCGGCTCTGGCACAAATTCAACTTTCTCTTCTCCTGCTGGGTGCCGCTCCTCGTCATCCTGTTCTGCACCGTCCGCATCATCGTTCAGCTGAGAGGCAGACAGCTGAGTCAGCACGGGAAGATCAAGAAGGCCCTTTGGTTCATCACAGTTGTGGCGGTGGTATTTACCGTTTGCTTCTTGCCTAGCAACATCACACAGCTCATTATATGGATCAAAACCCAAGAGGCCCTCAAGGCCATGTCGGCGCCTGAGGTATGCGTTGCCATGGACAACCTGACCGTGGTCTTCTACATGACCGTCAGCCTCACCTACCTCAACAGTGCCCTGGACCCCATCATCTACTACTTCTCCAGTCCTACCTTCAAGAGCATCTGCAGAAAGTCTCTCCACCTTCCACAGGCTGACACCATCGACAGCACCGAGAGGAGGACCCGAGAGACCGGATCCCACTCGTGCGGTCAGATTTAG